The genomic DNA ACCGTGCCCGTGACCTTGGCAAACAGCGTGTCGTCCTTGCCGAGGCCCACGTTGATGCCGGGCTTGATCTTGGTGCCGCGCTGGCGGACGATGATGGAGCCTCCGGGAACAAATTGCCCGCCGAACACCTTCACGCCCAGCCGTTGCGCATTCGAGTCGCGCCCGTTTTTGGAACTGCCTAATCCTTTTTTATGTGCCATGACTGACTCCTAGGCGATCTCGTGGATCTGCACGCGGGTGAAGTTCTGGCGATGGCCGATGGTGCGCTTGTATTGC from Acidobacteriota bacterium includes the following:
- a CDS encoding 50S ribosomal protein L27 — protein: MAHKKGLGSSKNGRDSNAQRLGVKVFGGQFVPGGSIIVRQRGTKIKPGINVGLGKDDTLFAKVTGTVNFRDRGRMGKFVNVEAAE